One window of the Shewanella khirikhana genome contains the following:
- a CDS encoding DUF1329 domain-containing protein: MKKLAILSAAVMFALGSGAAMAKVSEADAAKLGTSLTPLGGEMAASADGSIPAWNGGITAAPAGYKKGDHHPDPFAGDKIEYTVTKANLEQYKSLLTPGQIKMFELYPDTFKMNVYQTRRSASAPQWVYDATKANASRAELVQGGNGVIGAAVGIPFPIPQNGLEAIWNHVLRFRGVDIETQRNQAAPAKGGGYTLVELSEQLRFEYSQPEMTPEKLKENNTLALFKQVVTQPARLAGTALLVKETVDQEALPRQAWTYNTGQRRVRKAPNVAFDTPGTVSDGLRTTDDYDMFNGSPSRYNWELVGKKEILIPYNDYKLHSDKVKYDQILTPGHINPDLVRWEKHRVWEVKATLKEGMRHIYKTRVFYLDEDSWQVSATDMYDNRDELYRVAFAHGLNYYEVPTHWSTLEVFHDLQSRRYLAIGLDNEGSMYNFDAKLSASDFTPDALRREGVR; the protein is encoded by the coding sequence ATGAAGAAACTTGCGATATTGTCTGCAGCGGTCATGTTTGCCTTGGGCAGCGGCGCTGCTATGGCGAAAGTCTCCGAGGCCGATGCGGCAAAACTGGGCACCAGTCTGACGCCACTTGGCGGTGAAATGGCTGCCAGTGCCGATGGTTCCATCCCTGCCTGGAATGGTGGCATTACCGCCGCGCCTGCCGGTTACAAGAAGGGCGACCACCATCCAGATCCCTTTGCCGGTGACAAAATCGAATACACAGTGACCAAGGCCAATCTGGAACAGTACAAGAGCCTGTTGACCCCTGGTCAAATCAAGATGTTCGAACTGTATCCCGACACCTTCAAGATGAACGTGTATCAGACCCGCCGCAGCGCCTCTGCGCCGCAGTGGGTTTACGATGCCACCAAGGCCAACGCCAGCCGTGCTGAACTGGTACAGGGCGGTAACGGTGTAATTGGCGCTGCCGTCGGCATTCCGTTCCCAATCCCGCAAAACGGCCTGGAAGCCATCTGGAACCACGTACTGCGTTTTCGCGGCGTGGACATCGAGACCCAGCGTAACCAGGCTGCACCTGCCAAGGGCGGCGGCTATACCTTGGTTGAATTGTCTGAGCAGCTGCGTTTCGAATACTCGCAGCCAGAAATGACCCCTGAAAAGCTTAAAGAAAACAACACTCTTGCGCTTTTCAAACAGGTTGTTACCCAGCCTGCACGTCTGGCCGGTACTGCACTGTTGGTAAAAGAAACTGTGGATCAGGAAGCTCTGCCACGTCAGGCCTGGACCTACAACACCGGTCAGCGCCGTGTACGTAAGGCGCCTAACGTTGCCTTCGATACTCCAGGTACCGTATCCGATGGTCTGCGTACCACCGACGACTACGATATGTTCAACGGCTCACCCAGCCGCTACAACTGGGAACTGGTCGGCAAGAAAGAGATCCTTATTCCGTACAATGACTACAAGTTGCACTCAGATAAGGTGAAATACGATCAGATTTTGACGCCTGGCCATATCAACCCTGATCTGGTTCGCTGGGAAAAGCACCGCGTGTGGGAAGTGAAAGCCACCCTCAAAGAAGGCATGCGTCACATCTACAAGACCCGCGTGTTCTATCTGGATGAGGACTCCTGGCAGGTGTCGGCCACCGATATGTACGACAACCGTGACGAGCTGTATCGCGTTGCTTTTGCCCACGGTCTGAACTACTACGAAGTGCCAACCCACTGGAGTACGCTGGAAGTGTTCCACGACCTGCAATCCCGCCGCTATCTGGCCATAGGTCTGGATAACGAAGGCAGCATGTACAACTTCGACGCCAAGTTGTCTGCCTCCGACTTTACCCCAGACGCGCTGCGCCGCGAGGGTGTGCGTTAA
- a CDS encoding WD40/YVTN/BNR-like repeat-containing protein: MLLRTLLPLSLLSLAMTGAMAQSPVSHQLQPNAVKSLLLDIGRAGDHMVAVGERGHVLLGNGSWQQVETPTRAQLTKVFFVNDNLGWAVGHDATIIHTRDGGKTWELQFSAPELERPFMDVLFINESEGFAIGAYGLFYQTRDGGKSWQDVFHEELLFDEDKTYLNELKETDPDAYAIEKASLLPHFNRLIKLEDGRLLMVGELGLVSVSDDGGASFNRLPFDYEGSMFSAMQNGDSVYVMGLRGHVFSSGLALDDWQQESLPVESSINGGLARNDGTLYFVGNAGVVLQKSGSDITLIARRQGENIVAAAQDNQGEVWLVGAKGVFALSSALGK, translated from the coding sequence ATGTTGCTGCGAACCCTGTTGCCCCTTTCGCTTCTTTCTCTGGCCATGACCGGTGCTATGGCACAGTCACCTGTTTCCCATCAATTGCAGCCCAATGCCGTCAAGAGCCTGCTGCTGGACATCGGCCGCGCCGGTGATCACATGGTCGCAGTAGGGGAGCGCGGCCACGTGCTTCTGGGCAATGGCAGCTGGCAGCAGGTGGAAACCCCAACCCGCGCACAGCTGACCAAGGTGTTCTTTGTGAACGATAACCTCGGTTGGGCGGTGGGCCACGATGCCACCATTATTCACACCCGCGATGGCGGTAAAACCTGGGAGCTGCAATTTTCTGCTCCCGAGCTTGAGCGTCCCTTTATGGACGTACTCTTTATCAATGAGTCCGAAGGTTTTGCCATTGGCGCCTACGGACTTTTTTATCAAACCCGCGATGGCGGCAAGAGCTGGCAGGATGTGTTTCACGAAGAGCTGCTGTTTGATGAAGACAAAACCTATTTGAATGAGCTGAAAGAAACCGATCCTGACGCCTATGCCATCGAAAAGGCATCATTACTGCCGCATTTTAACCGTTTGATTAAGCTTGAAGATGGCCGGTTACTGATGGTGGGCGAGCTCGGGCTGGTGTCAGTCTCCGACGATGGCGGCGCCAGCTTTAACCGCTTGCCTTTCGATTACGAAGGCTCGATGTTTTCCGCGATGCAAAACGGCGATTCCGTTTATGTGATGGGGCTTCGCGGGCATGTGTTCAGCAGTGGACTGGCTTTGGATGACTGGCAGCAGGAATCTTTGCCGGTGGAGTCCAGCATCAATGGCGGACTTGCCCGCAACGACGGCACCCTCTACTTTGTTGGCAATGCCGGCGTGGTGCTGCAAAAATCCGGCAGTGATATCACGCTGATTGCCCGCCGCCAGGGCGAAAATATTGTCGCCGCCGCCCAGGACAACCAGGGTGAAGTCTGGCTGGTCGGTGCCAAAGGGGTGTTTGCCCTCAGCAGTGCCCTCGGAAAATGA
- a CDS encoding efflux RND transporter permease subunit, with protein MLEKLVNGFESFLFRHRGWVISLFVLLTAFLGYQASQLKMDAAFVKNIPLNHSYMQTYLKHQKDFGGANSIMVAVEDTSGNIFNPVFFDALKNVHDQLFFIPGVDRSQVKSLFSPSTRFTEVVEDGFAGGPVIPADYVNDTMGLAVVRDNIEKAGIVGRLIAEDYSAAMVSAQLMDFDPQTGEPLDTIALAAKLESELRGKFETDTIKVHIIGFAKMAGDVADGAKGVVLFFLIAIAITAVMVFLFSRSVVLTLLPLACSLMAVVWQLGLLTVVGFGLDPMSILVPFLVFAIGVSHGVQIINAVRQRVLDGQQTKAAAASAFRSLLVPGGVALLSDTVGFITLLAIDIGIIRELAISASLGVAVIIFTNLILLPVVISFFDIKAKEDSGRAERAKAFWQPFSRFADIRVAVVVLLATAGVYMLGLKGASEMKIGDLQGGAPALHADSRYNQDTFFITDHFSITTDVMTIITEAYPEACTYHDALERIGEFEWQVGNTPGVESTASLASIARKVNAGFNEGNPKWEVLPRNTSSLVQAVGQIPTTSGLLNGDCSVMPVYLFLKDHKAETIEAVVAKVKAVSAELDTDKIQFKLASGPVGVMAATNEAVAEAQTPMMLYVYGAVFVLCLISFRSIRATIAVILPLYVVSTLAQALMTKLEIGLAVSTLPVIALGVGIGVDYGIYILSTMAVKLRDGMAVQQAYLEALQERGSAVIFTGLTLAIGVSTWFFSALKFQMDMGILLTFMFLVNMLGAIIILPALTALFWPKRR; from the coding sequence ATGTTGGAAAAACTGGTCAACGGCTTTGAAAGCTTTCTTTTTCGTCACCGTGGCTGGGTGATAAGCCTTTTTGTGCTGCTGACGGCCTTCCTTGGCTATCAGGCAAGCCAGCTGAAAATGGATGCGGCTTTCGTTAAGAACATTCCGCTCAACCACAGTTACATGCAAACCTACCTCAAGCACCAGAAGGATTTTGGCGGCGCCAACTCCATCATGGTGGCGGTGGAAGACACCAGCGGCAATATCTTCAATCCGGTGTTTTTTGATGCCCTGAAGAATGTGCACGATCAGCTGTTCTTTATCCCCGGAGTCGACCGCTCGCAGGTGAAATCACTGTTTTCGCCGTCAACCCGCTTTACCGAAGTGGTAGAAGACGGCTTTGCCGGCGGCCCGGTGATCCCCGCCGATTACGTGAACGATACGATGGGCCTTGCGGTGGTGCGCGACAATATCGAAAAAGCCGGTATTGTCGGGCGGCTGATTGCCGAAGATTACAGTGCTGCCATGGTGTCGGCGCAGCTGATGGACTTTGACCCGCAAACCGGCGAGCCGCTGGATACCATAGCGCTTGCGGCCAAGCTTGAGAGTGAGCTCAGGGGCAAGTTTGAAACTGATACCATCAAGGTGCATATCATAGGTTTTGCCAAAATGGCCGGTGATGTGGCCGATGGCGCCAAAGGTGTGGTGCTGTTTTTCCTGATTGCCATCGCCATTACCGCGGTGATGGTGTTCCTGTTCAGCCGCTCAGTTGTGCTCACCTTGCTGCCGCTGGCGTGCAGTTTGATGGCGGTGGTATGGCAGCTTGGCTTGCTGACCGTTGTCGGCTTCGGGCTTGACCCCATGTCGATTCTGGTGCCGTTTTTGGTGTTTGCCATCGGCGTAAGCCACGGGGTGCAGATCATCAATGCGGTGCGCCAACGGGTGCTCGATGGCCAGCAAACCAAGGCCGCGGCCGCATCGGCGTTTCGCAGCCTGCTGGTGCCAGGTGGCGTGGCGCTGCTGTCTGATACTGTCGGTTTTATTACTCTGCTTGCCATTGATATCGGCATCATCCGCGAGCTGGCGATTTCGGCGTCGCTGGGTGTGGCAGTGATTATCTTTACCAACCTGATCTTGCTGCCGGTGGTGATTTCCTTCTTTGATATCAAAGCCAAGGAAGACAGTGGTCGTGCCGAGCGAGCCAAGGCGTTCTGGCAGCCATTCTCGCGCTTTGCCGATATCCGTGTTGCCGTAGTGGTACTGCTTGCCACTGCCGGGGTGTACATGCTGGGGCTTAAAGGCGCCAGTGAGATGAAGATTGGTGACTTGCAGGGCGGGGCGCCGGCACTCCATGCCGATAGCCGTTACAATCAGGACACCTTCTTTATCACCGACCATTTCAGTATCACCACCGACGTGATGACCATCATCACCGAGGCCTATCCCGAAGCCTGTACTTACCACGATGCCCTTGAGCGCATCGGTGAGTTTGAATGGCAGGTGGGTAATACCCCGGGGGTTGAGTCCACCGCCAGCCTGGCGTCCATTGCCCGCAAGGTTAACGCCGGTTTTAACGAAGGCAATCCCAAGTGGGAAGTGCTGCCGCGCAACACGTCAAGCCTGGTGCAGGCAGTGGGGCAAATTCCAACCACGTCGGGGCTTTTGAACGGCGACTGCTCTGTGATGCCTGTGTATCTGTTTCTTAAAGATCACAAGGCCGAAACCATCGAAGCGGTTGTTGCCAAGGTGAAGGCGGTGTCGGCTGAGCTGGATACCGATAAAATCCAGTTTAAGCTGGCCTCAGGCCCGGTGGGCGTGATGGCGGCCACCAACGAAGCGGTGGCCGAGGCGCAAACGCCGATGATGCTGTATGTCTATGGCGCCGTGTTTGTGCTGTGTCTTATCAGCTTCCGCTCCATTCGCGCCACCATTGCGGTAATTTTGCCGCTGTATGTGGTTTCTACCCTGGCGCAGGCCTTGATGACCAAGCTGGAAATTGGGCTGGCGGTCAGTACCTTGCCGGTGATTGCCCTCGGCGTGGGGATTGGTGTGGACTATGGCATTTATATTCTGTCTACCATGGCGGTAAAACTGCGTGATGGCATGGCAGTACAGCAGGCCTATCTGGAGGCATTGCAGGAGCGGGGCAGTGCGGTGATCTTCACTGGTCTGACCCTGGCGATTGGGGTGAGTACCTGGTTCTTCTCGGCACTTAAATTCCAGATGGATATGGGAATTTTGCTGACTTTCATGTTCCTGGTAAATATGCTCGGGGCCATTATTATTCTGCCGGCGCTGACGGCATTGTTCTGGCCCAAGCGCCGATAA